Below is a genomic region from Kwoniella pini CBS 10737 chromosome 7, complete sequence.
AATCTGGCACCTCCATGATGATGTCTCTCAAAATCAGTCTTCCTTCTCCTGAGCAGTAGTCGTGAATGAGCGCAAGTTGCGACTGGGatttatatcttttcttGCAGTTGGCGTCGAGAAGTGCCAAATGAGGTTCGTCATACGACAATGCGCCATAAGAAAATATAATCAGGTAGCTAGCACGTAAGCCTGTTTCTCACGCTGATCATACATGCCAAAAAGCATTCCAACACAGGCACGTTGGAGATAACATGCGGCATGAGGTCATCACACAGATAGACGATGAATATTGCAAAGTGCTGAGACAGCCACATTCTTCGTCACGAGTTCTACTCAAGCATGATTGCAGGAGTGAGGAGATAATGCAAATGCTGTCAGGCTAGGATGTGTCATGTTGTACATATGGATTCTCACACCATGGACGAAATCCGATGCTACTATATGGTGGTTGTTTGTTTGTCAGGCTTCTATTTGTCCTGGGTAGGTTGTCCCTTCCTCTTGCTCAttgatctctttctctGACAGCTGAGGGTCTACTCGCCAAATTCGACCTGACCGGCATGATTGTATGATTGACAGACCGTACTCCACTCCAAAatacttttgataaattaccCTCGTcccatcatcttcatcaattggCTCATATCTGCAAACACCGAATAGGGTTAGATTATCAACATCTCACAAGCAAAAGTAGCCTTTGATGATTTCTAAAAGGTTTATACGACTTACCGGGCATGCCGCCGCCGCCGCCGCCTCCGCCCATACCCatgttcttcatcatttctcCCATTTGAGACATATCAGGCATACCccctcctcctccaccaccgCCACCCATCATGTTCCTCATCATTGCGCCCATATCCATTCCACCGGCACCACCTGGTCCGCCTCCTCCTCCCATCCCGCCCATCATATCTTGCATCATTTTTTGAGCGCCTTGAGGACCGGCCGCACGTATCTTACGCATGAGCTCGGGCGGCATCGCTTTCTGCGGATTTGAATGGATGTTGTTAGCTGATGTTATCCCTCGTAAGGGATCAAGTCACTTACCCGCATAGCCTCAATTTGAGCAGGTGACGGTTGACCATTAGGTCCCAGCGGTTTTCCTCCAGCAGCAGCTTGCATCTTTTGCATAGCTGACATCCAGCCATTCGCACCTCCAGCTTGCTTAGCCATTCCAGCCATCATTCTTGCCTGTGCTAGTAATTCTTCAACCTCGCGCACGGAGGTCCCACTTCCTCGAGCTACTCGCTTAGCACGTCGATTCAGGCCTATCGGATTTCCTGCTTTGTCGAAGCTCACCTACAGCATAAGGATTAGCATGCATCGCAAACGAAAGCGACCAACTTAGAGTGATAAGACGACATTGGACTCACAAAAATCAATCCATCACTATCCAGCTCATCCTGCCTCATAGCATCCGTAATATATATCATTCTCTTCAGTTTCGCTCCTgcctcttcttcaccgCCTTCACCCATCATATTTGCCGGCATACCAGGTATCATACTTGCTATCTTACTCAAAGATCCCATCGACATGATATTCGATAATTGGTCCTTCCAATCTCTTATCGTAAATTTACCTTGCTCTAATTTTTTGGCTAAATCTTTTTGCTTATCTGGATTCGATCGGGCGATATCTTGCCTATTGTACGGGAATATGCAATGAGCTTTGATTCCGCAGGGTATTTTGCCTCGCATCGGGCTTTGGCgggtgaaggagaagaaccACTTACATGTGTTCCACTAATCCTTGCATATCTCCTTGTCCCAACAATTTTGAAACGAAAGGTTGAGGTGCGAATCTTTCCAGATCATGTAAATGTTCTCCTGTACCTAAGAATATGATTGGTGTCTTGGTAGCGGCGACGCTGTTCATCAAGATGACAATTGATCAGCCTTATACGAGCTTTGGTTCAAAAATCTGCAATCTTCTGGGGGCCTCAAAACCCTCTGAACGTTGAGCTGAGGCGCAAGTCACAAGTCACACTCACGCAGATATAGCACCACCACCTTTCGCATGACCATCCAGCTTAGTCACAATAATCGCTCCGAAATCCGCACTATCCTTAAATGCTCTAGATTGTCCTTCTGCAGCTTGACCTATCGATGCGTCTAATACCATAATTGTCATATCAGGTGATACAGCTTGAGAGATAGCTACCATTTCTTCAAACAATTCCGATTCTTGCTTATGTCGTCCAGAAGTATCAACTATAATGACATCGAACCGTTCTGAAAGACATTCTGATGAGCTTCTAACCTATGACCTTTGTCAAATTGTACAACTTACCTTTCCTGAATTTCTCCACACCCAATGAAGCGATTGCTACAGGATCCGTTTCTGTATAACTTCCATAGAACGGTATTTTGGCCTTTGTCGCATTTCTATGTGATCCCAGATGGGTCTGATCAGCTTTTGAACGAGATCGGTATTGGAGAAGAGAAAACGTACTgtttcaattgatcaaaagcACCCGCTCGGAAAGTATCCGCGCAAACTAAACCAGTCTTCATACCTCTTCTAGAATAGTGAACAGCTAATTTTGTACATGTTGTAGTTTTACCTGCACCTTGTATACCCACTGCCATAAGTACGTTGGTCTTTCCCTTGACTGGCTTATATGGTTCAACTCCGGGATCCACTAAAGATACTAATTCGTCAAATACAGCCTACTCATACGATATCAGCTTGGTCTTTAGCCAAAATGCACACCTAAGCTCACCTTCTGTACTACGTTCTTTTTGTTCGCTTCTCGGCCTCCtgctttttcagcttcctCTAGACTCTTCTTTACCTGCAATGATATTGAGTTAGCTGATTCTAACCGTGTAAGCGGTTGGAGGCCAGCTAACATACCTTCGCTTTCACCTTTGTACGTAATTGTGAAACCAACTTTACATTCACATCCGCTTCCAATAAAGCTGCGCAAAGTTCCTTCAGCAAAGCGTCGATCACCTGTACGTTAGGTGAGACTATTAGCTTAGTCTTGCATTTCAGACAGAATCATCTCTCTTACCCGATCATCCACGACGGAAGCTCTCGACAATTGGTTCAAAGCTCCATGCAGCCTGTTTCCTAAGTCTGCCAAGACCATCTTGAGGATCTATTGTATTCGTTCAGCCAGAAGCAGTGAGAGAGATCGTGATAGTTGGAAAAACGGGTTATAGCATCAATATTAGTTAGTTTAAATATCGGTCACTGGACATATCATCTAGCGAATGACCTAGTGCCTGTTTGTGCCCTACACATATAACATGGGCGCCTATGCCGGCTTGATAATTCCAAGGGTGCCTATTTACCCCGCGATTCTGCTGTCGGTCGCGCGTTGAACCCAGTCCAAAGCGTCATCAACAGTCAAGCTATGTTTAGTGCTTAAAGAATCACACTATTAGAGTCAACGAACACCTCATACTGGACCACAATAAGATGTCCTACGATCGAATAGGGACCCCTTCACAACAAATCATGTGAGTCTGTACCCGATTATactcatcttcttcctgtaAACAAGGGTTGGGTGTCAAAATCGCTGATGAAGGATTCATGATAGTCAagcagatgatgaagatttagatgCGTTATCATTCTCTCATCCTAATCCAgcatcctcatcttcacaGAATTACCCTTCTCAGCCCTCTCAAGCCGGTCCTTCCAACCCATCAGGAGTAAGTGGTAAAATAGGTCAAAATGCTCAACCAAAAACGGAAAGGGGTTTTGGAGGTGTAAAGATGGAAACTAGGTATACTGGTGAATCAACTTTAGATGAACCTGTAACTAAGACAATAGTGAgtcaaatcatcagctcaCTCGCATCATGTTCACGATCATAGCTTCATCTCCCTCTTTTTGATATCTATATCATGAAGGTTCCAgtatttgatatattccATCTGATATTCCCTCGATACTCTGATATGACCAGCCCGTAAACCTGCAACGATCACTGAGCTGACTTATCCTTGCTCTAATCTAGATGCGTGACCTGAATTCTATATATGCCAAATTACTTCAAGTGTTATATCCGCCAAAAGGAGGTGgtaataatcaattattacGTGATTGGGATTTATGGGGTCCATTGGTGATATGTTTGACATTGGCAATTATTTTATCCATTGACGTGAGTATTattgaaatcatcatcttgcCTGACATATACACGTTATGCTGATTCCGTTCATCATGTTTTGGCAGGCGCCTCAAGAACAATCAATGCAAGTTTTCTCATTGGTCATTTCGCTCGTAACTATAGGTTCTGTAGTCGTTACAGTCAATTCGAAATTGCTCGGTGGAAAAGTGTAAGTATTGCAACGGTATCGTGATTTACGAAATTTCTTATTGGCTAATTatacttcttcaaatgtCTCTCAGATCATTCTTCCAAAGTCTGGTGCGTATATTCGAATTCTATCAGCTGTTGATTAGAAGCGTTAAGACGAGCCATTACATGATGTATGACTCTAATAGTGTGTTCTAGGGTATGCTCTTGCACCAATATTGTTAGCTTCTATCGTATCATTACTTGTGCATACCTTGTTCGTCAGGATACCGGTCAGTCTAGCATGTTGGGCTTGGTCTGTGTGGGGTGAGTTTTTGCTTTGATCAACATATTTCACTCTTCTACCCACGCATTGTCACCTGTGTATCATTTTTTTCGAAAAACACAAGGCGTTTGCTCATCGTATAACGGTTTAGCTTCGATGAATTTCTTTACAGGTACACGATTACCTGAATCACGTACTTTCTTAGCAGTCTATCCAATGTGtttattcttcttcgtttTTGCTTGGATGATCATGATACAATAGCGCTGGCGTATTGTATGAGTTATTTGCTTATATAGACATTCATGCATACAACTAAATTACAGTTTATATACAGATTGAGAATTATTGTCCGTATCAGGAAAAAATGAAGGAAGGATCATtatgttgataatttatcatctctttcttcttctccatcgTTAACTCGTAATACTTTTGCAAATTCAAGATAATTGAATCTACCTTGACGATCTGTAAACGGCCCTGAGAATAGTCGTTCGATCTGACggaaaattcattttcgtCAATAAGAGCTCTATATGCTTGATATGTTTCGATATAGAAAAAATGCCCATGAAAATATGAActatgaatgaatgaaaggTTTTAACtgacctcttcttcattcatcCTATCTCCCATTTCAGCTAACCATTTTCTTACTTCATTTACATCAATCCaacctttatcattttcatcaaaacaTGAAAAAGCATCTATAAgttctttttcattatctaattgaattaaatgtTCTCCCATCATACTTAAAAATTGAGTAAAATTTATTCCTTCACttgatataccttttaCAGATCCAGGTCTTGAAGTTAAAAGGTTTTGTAATAATGAAGGAGTTGGGGTTTGACCTTTTTGTACAAACAGAAATGAAGTCAACTCGTAAGTAAATTCATATGGTAAGtgttaaaaaaaaaaaaccctTTAACTCACCTAGATTACTCAACATTacttttaaatcattttccGTTACTCTACCATCaccatcttgatcaatcaTTGTAAAAGCTTCTTTAAATTGTTTAACTTGTTGAGGAGTAAACATTGTAAATGCTCCTCCTGATGGTTCTCTTTTAccatgatttgatttgatattagAAGGTAGACCTCTACCTAATGTTGATGTCTTCGACTGTAATATAACATTctgttgatcaatttcagttTGCATAACAAGCGGTCAAAGAAATATTATCACAGGTGCATCGGGTTTCGAATGGAGGGGCAAGGATTCGAAGTGGATCGGACGATAACTCACCATTGTGATACTGTCTTCTGTTGATAGGTAAAGTAAAAATAAGACTAGCTTATTTTATTACTGGGCatgatctttcaatatGTACATATTATTATCCACTCATTCACTGACTGATCTGTTATTGTTATTGCTTTCGTTTGATTTCTCGATCGCATGGACGCGTCAAATGTCATTACGTAAGTAAAAGGCATCAAATATTGTCTGGAAGATataaaaagttgaagattCCTTCGAGAGaacaaatttatttttgtAACTTGACTTTTCCTTCTCTACCTTTTACATTAGTTGAAATCGTTTCCATATCTTTCATGACGAACATATTCgcaatcttcttctttgtgAGTATTGATGCCATATTCCTCCTGTATCTTCTCGTAGCCTTATCCTTTCTCCCTTACTTGTCATGATGTCAAATATCTTATCTACATTATCAGAAATAAAACAATGTTTAGACAACCTATTCCATATTTACTGaactttctcttttctcatcaaaccttcaattgaaaagataatgatcaattagCTGACTTGAAGAACAATTGTAGATTACTGTTTGATCTTTGAATAATTAGCTATCCATTTGAGGGGGGAATAGGGTGCTTGCGTGACAATTTAGCTTGTACGCTCATTCCATAGTTTAAAGTCCATATCACAATTGCTCATGTATGAATATCCGTTCCTTTTTGTTATCGCTGCAATAAATAGTTTGACTCTCAACATTTCACTGGAATTACGATGAATTTTTATAAATCAGCTGCATTGGCTTTAGAtcatttagaaaaaaatcaagGTTCAGTAAAAGGCTCTTTAGCTGCTGCAGGTATAAAATGCACGCCAGGAGAAGGCAAGAGGATATTAGCTTGTGAGATACTTGAGTTTTTACTCGACATATTAAATTTGGAAGCTGATCTTCCAtcattgattgattatgtATTAGTGGTCATTGAGACACTCAAATGTGAGTAAACAAAATCGATTTTCGCTTAATTGGCAATCGTATTTCTATAAAAAAGTATTGACCTTATAGTGAATGAACAGATAAACCAACACTTCTTGAATTATTGACAACAGTTCCTTTACTCTCTTTAgaaaaacttactttcCCCAAAAGAGTACCTAGAggatcaccttcttcacgTTCTTTACTTTTAGTTTTATTAcatgatttattattttcaagtaaaaataaaatagaAGCATCAGATTTATGGccacctaaaccttctttattaaaACATCAAGCAAGattaaaaggtgaattagttaaattacaaattaaaaaaggtaaaaatcgtaaagaagatttagcaatttcttcttcttctaatgatttatatagatatataagatataattcaaattattttaaaagtttgaatgatttatttaatgaattaaaaaatttaggatttattaaattattagaatttaaatatcctttaaaagaaaaagaatatttTTTAgataatcatttaaatgattttattttagTTTTTAATGGTAATACAAATTGGTGGAAAGGTAATGAATGGTATGAAAATGGTGGAATTATTTTACAAGATAAAGCTTCTTGTATGCCTGCAAAAGTTTTAATGTATAATtggaaagatgatgaaggtgaatgtATTGATGCTACGTaagtttgattttattaCTTAAccttttttgaaaaaaaaatatagggaattgagctgatgatttgTAATTGGTTTACAAATAGTGCAGCACCAGGTAATAAAACAAGTTATGTTTCTGCTTTGATGAGTAATAAAGGAAAAGTGAGTAAAACATCTTTATTATGagatttattgaattttgacCGCTTACTTTTTTTCCATACAAACAGTTACATGCATTTGAACGTTCATCGCATCGATATAATACTTTGACTCGTATGTTGGAGAAGGCACATTGTAAGAATGTAATTGCTCAACGAGCGGATTTTTTGGAATCCAATCCGAATAGTGGAGAGTATAAAAAGGTCACAAGGATGTAAGTAATTCTAAGCAAGATTGTCATATTTCCTAAATGCCATAAACTTCGTACaaggaaatgaaagttTGGTGCTAATCTAGAATGTCATTCCATTAGATTATTAGATCCAAGTTGTTCTGGATCAGGTATTGTGAATAGATTAGACTATCTTCTGGAAGATGGTAAGTAATCTTGCCTTTTATATTGGGGTATATATCTTTTGAGTTTTGATGCTAAACTTTCGATATGATAGAGGTCGAAGAATCCGATTTAAAGACTGAAAGATTAGAAAAATTGGcttcttttcaattacAAATGATTTTACACGCTTTCAAATGTGAGTTAAATTAAACGATTCCATTAGCGACAGAAAAACATTTCGCTGATTTTCcgtatatatatatatatagtcCCGTCAGCTAAGCGAATTGTTTATTCAACATGCTCAATAcatgcagaagaagatgaacgAGTAGTATATTCTGCATTACAATCTAAGATAGCTAAAGACAAAGGTTGGAAATTGGCTCCAAGGGAACAAGTCATACCTACTTGGGAAAGACGTGGTAGACCTGAAGAACTAGGTGGGGATGAGGGTGAGTTGCATGAACTTTACACATCTTTCAAGCTTTTTGATCATAACTAACTCAATACGTTGAACTGTACAGAGATGGCTCAAGGAATTATACGTTGTTTACCTGAAGATCGAACTAATGGATTCTTCGTATCATGTTTCGTCAGAGATGATGCAGTGGGAATATCCATCAAAACTTCTATAGCATCAAAATCCGAAACAGTAGTTGAGAAAACCAAAAGTAAAGGTAATAAGCGAGcaagagatgaagatgaagaaggtagacGGGAAGCAAAAGAAGAGGTACTTGTTACGGAGAACAACGTTGAAGATGTCAAAGTGGTTGAAGATCAAGTGAAAGCTActgaggaagatgatacaGCGGAAAAGGTTTCAAAAGAGAAAACTTCAGCTCAATTGGAGAGG
It encodes:
- a CDS encoding signal recognition particle protein SRP54 yields the protein MVLADLGNRLHGALNQLSRASVVDDRVIDALLKELCAALLEADVNVKLVSQLRTKVKAKVKKSLEEAEKAGGREANKKNVVQKAVFDELVSLVDPGVEPYKPVKGKTNVLMAVGIQGAGKTTTCTKLAVHYSRRGMKTGLVCADTFRAGAFDQLKQNATKAKIPFYGSYTETDPVAIASLGVEKFRKERFDVIIVDTSGRHKQESELFEEMVAISQAVSPDMTIMVLDASIGQAAEGQSRAFKDSADFGAIIVTKLDGHAKGGGAISAVAATKTPIIFLGTGEHLHDLERFAPQPFVSKLLGQGDMQGLVEHMQDIARSNPDKQKDLAKKLEQGKFTIRDWKDQLSNIMSMGSLSKIASMIPGMPANMMGEGGEEEAGAKLKRMIYITDAMRQDELDSDGLIFVSFDKAGNPIGLNRRAKRVARGSGTSVREVEELLAQARMMAGMAKQAGGANGWMSAMQKMQAAAGGKPLGPNGQPSPAQIEAMRKAMPPELMRKIRAAGPQGAQKMMQDMMGGMGGGGGPGGAGGMDMGAMMRNMMGGGGGGGGGMPDMSQMGEMMKNMGMGGGGGGGGMPDMSQLMKMMGRG